One window from the genome of Streptomyces cadmiisoli encodes:
- a CDS encoding DeoR/GlpR family DNA-binding transcription regulator: MVRANGAVSLRELARVVQTSEVTVRRDVRALEAEGLLDRRHGGAVLPGGFTRESGFPQKSHLATAEKTAIADLAAGFVEEGEAIVVGAGTTTQELARRLARVPGLTVVTNSLLVAQALAHANRVEVVMTGGTLRGSNYALVGSGAEQSLQGLRVSRAFLSGSGLTAERGLSTSNMLSASVDRALVQAAAEVVVLADHTKLGTDTMFQTVPTDLITRLVTDEPPPHDDRAATELQALADQGVQIAVAGTGAPGNGNVGGDAGPARQQRRDVPLPGPRRGQVPGGPTLRTAAVLGDQPPGTERARVADLRRR, translated from the coding sequence ATGGTGCGAGCGAACGGGGCCGTGTCGCTCCGTGAGCTCGCCCGCGTCGTCCAGACCTCCGAAGTGACCGTACGGCGGGACGTGCGCGCACTGGAGGCAGAAGGACTCCTAGACCGCCGGCACGGCGGTGCGGTACTGCCGGGCGGATTCACGCGGGAGTCCGGCTTTCCGCAGAAGTCACATCTCGCGACCGCCGAGAAGACGGCCATCGCCGATCTCGCCGCGGGCTTCGTCGAAGAGGGCGAGGCCATCGTGGTCGGGGCGGGGACGACCACGCAGGAGCTGGCCCGCCGGCTCGCCCGGGTCCCCGGCCTGACCGTCGTCACCAACTCCCTCCTGGTGGCCCAGGCGCTCGCCCACGCCAACCGGGTGGAGGTCGTGATGACCGGCGGGACCCTCCGCGGTTCCAACTACGCCCTGGTCGGCTCCGGCGCCGAGCAGTCCCTCCAGGGGCTGCGGGTGTCCCGGGCCTTCCTGTCCGGAAGCGGTCTGACCGCCGAGCGCGGACTGTCCACGTCCAACATGCTCTCGGCCTCCGTCGACCGCGCACTCGTCCAGGCCGCCGCGGAGGTGGTGGTCCTCGCGGACCACACCAAGCTCGGCACCGACACGATGTTCCAGACGGTCCCGACCGATCTGATCACCCGGCTGGTGACGGACGAGCCCCCGCCGCACGACGACCGTGCGGCCACCGAGTTGCAGGCGCTGGCCGACCAGGGCGTGCAGATCGCGGTGGCGGGGACCGGCGCCCCGGGAAACGGAAACGTGGGGGGTGATGCCGGCCCGGCGCGTCAGCAGCGCCGGGACGTACCGCTCCCGGGGCCGCGCCGCGGCCAGGTCCCCGGCGGCCCCACCCTCCGTACGGCTGCGGTCCTGGGCGACCAGCCGCCGGGAACGGAACGGGCCCGGGTGGCGGACCTCCGCCGACGGTGA
- a CDS encoding NAD(P)H-quinone dehydrogenase: protein MEYVTRIVIIGGGPGGYEAALVAAQLGAEVTVVDCDGLGGASVLTDCVPSKTLIATAEVMTTFDSSYEELGIIVEDDTPPQEQAARIIGVDLGKVNRRVKRLALAQSHDITASVTRAGARVMRGRGRLEGMQALDGSRKVVVTAADGTEETLTADAVLIATGGHPRELPDAQPDGERILNWTQVYDLTELPEELIVVGSGVTGAEFAGAYQALGSKVTLVSSRDRVLPGEDPDAAAVLEDVFRRRGMNVMARSRAASAKRVGDRVEVTLSDGRVITGSHCLMAVGAVPNSAGMGLEEAGVKLRDSGHIWTDKVSRTTAPGVYAAGDVTGVFALASVAAMQGRIAVYHFLGDAVAPLDLKTVSSNVFTDPEIATVGYTQADVDGGVIEARVVKLPLLRNPRAKMQGIRDGFVKMFCRPGTGIVVGGVVVAPRASELIHPISIAVDNNLTVEQIANAFTVYPSLSGSIAEVARQLYTRKATGEV, encoded by the coding sequence ATGGAGTACGTGACTCGGATCGTGATCATCGGTGGCGGACCCGGCGGCTATGAAGCGGCGCTGGTGGCCGCGCAGCTCGGCGCGGAGGTGACCGTCGTCGACTGCGACGGTCTGGGCGGAGCGTCGGTACTGACCGACTGCGTGCCGTCGAAGACGCTCATCGCCACGGCCGAGGTGATGACAACCTTCGACTCCTCCTACGAGGAGCTGGGGATCATCGTCGAGGACGACACCCCGCCGCAGGAGCAGGCCGCCCGCATCATCGGCGTCGACCTCGGCAAGGTGAACCGACGCGTCAAGCGCCTCGCGCTCGCCCAGTCCCACGACATCACCGCCTCCGTCACCCGGGCCGGCGCCCGGGTGATGCGCGGCCGCGGCCGGCTGGAGGGCATGCAGGCCCTCGACGGCTCCCGCAAGGTCGTCGTCACCGCCGCCGACGGCACCGAGGAGACGCTCACCGCCGACGCGGTGCTGATCGCCACCGGCGGCCACCCGCGCGAGCTGCCCGACGCCCAGCCCGACGGCGAGCGCATCCTGAACTGGACCCAGGTCTACGACCTCACCGAGCTCCCCGAGGAGCTCATCGTGGTCGGCTCCGGTGTCACCGGCGCCGAGTTCGCCGGCGCCTACCAGGCGCTCGGTTCCAAGGTCACCCTCGTCTCCTCCCGCGACCGCGTGCTGCCCGGCGAGGACCCGGACGCCGCCGCCGTGCTGGAGGACGTCTTCCGGCGCCGTGGCATGAACGTGATGGCCCGCTCCCGTGCCGCCTCCGCCAAGCGGGTCGGCGACCGGGTGGAGGTCACCCTCTCCGACGGCCGGGTCATCACCGGCTCGCACTGCCTGATGGCCGTCGGCGCGGTCCCCAACTCCGCGGGCATGGGTCTGGAGGAGGCGGGCGTCAAGCTGCGCGACTCCGGTCACATCTGGACCGACAAGGTGTCCAGGACGACCGCCCCGGGTGTGTACGCGGCCGGTGACGTGACCGGTGTCTTCGCCCTCGCGTCCGTCGCCGCCATGCAGGGACGCATCGCCGTCTACCACTTCCTCGGCGACGCGGTGGCCCCCCTCGACCTCAAGACGGTCTCCTCCAACGTCTTCACCGACCCGGAGATCGCCACGGTCGGCTACACGCAGGCCGACGTGGACGGCGGCGTCATCGAGGCGCGGGTCGTGAAGCTGCCCCTCCTGCGCAACCCGCGCGCCAAGATGCAGGGCATCCGGGACGGCTTCGTGAAGATGTTCTGCCGGCCGGGCACCGGCATCGTGGTCGGCGGTGTGGTCGTCGCACCGCGCGCCTCGGAGCTGATCCATCCCATCTCGATCGCCGTCGACAACAATCTGACGGTCGAACAGATCGCGAACGCGTTCACCGTGTACCCCTCCCTTTCGGGGTCGATCGCCGAGGTGGCGCGGCAGCTGTACACCCGCAAGGCGACCGGCGAAGTCTGA
- a CDS encoding gamma-glutamylcyclotransferase translates to MSLYAAYAGHLDARLMSRRVPHSPLRATGWLTGWRLTFGGEHIGWDGALATVVESPGSQVFVALYEVAPMDEDTLDRSVGAAGLDAYRRFRIRAHTLDGEEPAWTYVLNGYEGGLPSARYLGEIADAAESAGAPHDYVMELRKRPC, encoded by the coding sequence ATGTCGCTCTACGCCGCGTACGCCGGCCACCTCGACGCGCGGCTGATGTCGCGTCGCGTCCCGCACTCCCCGCTGCGGGCCACCGGGTGGCTGACCGGCTGGCGGCTGACGTTCGGCGGTGAGCACATCGGGTGGGACGGAGCCCTGGCGACGGTGGTCGAGTCGCCCGGCTCCCAGGTGTTCGTGGCCCTCTACGAAGTCGCGCCGATGGACGAGGACACGCTCGACCGCTCGGTCGGGGCGGCCGGACTCGACGCCTACCGCCGGTTCCGGATCCGCGCGCACACGCTGGACGGCGAGGAACCGGCCTGGACGTACGTCCTCAACGGCTACGAGGGCGGACTGCCCTCGGCCCGCTACCTGGGCGAGATCGCGGACGCCGCGGAGTCCGCGGGAGCACCCCACGACTACGTCATGGAACTGCGCAAGCGGCCCTGCTGA
- a CDS encoding purine-nucleoside phosphorylase, producing MNASLLPDDIQGDPYAAADAAAARLRELTGAESHDVALVMGSGWAPAVDALGDADAEFQVTELPGFPPPAVAGHGGKVRSYRMGDKRALVFLGRTHYYEGRGVAAVAHGVRTAVAAGCKTVVLTNGCGGLREGMRPGQPVLISDHINLTATSPIVGANFVDLTDLYSPRLRALCKEIDATLEEGVYAQFPGPHYETPAEIRMARVIGADLVGMSTVLEAIAAREAGAEVLGISLVTNLAAGMTGEPLNHEEVLQAGRDSAARMGALLGQVLDRL from the coding sequence GTGAACGCATCTCTTCTTCCGGACGACATCCAGGGCGACCCGTACGCCGCCGCCGACGCGGCGGCCGCTCGCCTGCGCGAACTGACCGGCGCCGAGTCCCACGACGTCGCCCTCGTGATGGGCTCCGGCTGGGCCCCGGCCGTGGACGCGCTGGGCGATGCCGACGCCGAGTTCCAGGTCACCGAGTTGCCCGGGTTCCCGCCGCCCGCCGTCGCGGGCCACGGCGGCAAGGTCCGTTCGTACCGGATGGGTGACAAGCGCGCCCTGGTCTTCCTCGGCCGTACCCACTACTACGAGGGCCGCGGGGTGGCCGCCGTCGCGCACGGCGTGCGCACCGCGGTGGCCGCCGGCTGCAAGACCGTCGTGCTCACCAACGGCTGCGGCGGTCTTCGGGAGGGTATGCGTCCCGGCCAGCCCGTGCTGATCAGCGACCACATCAACCTGACGGCGACGTCCCCGATCGTCGGCGCGAACTTCGTCGACCTCACCGACCTGTACTCGCCGCGGCTGCGCGCCCTGTGCAAGGAGATCGACGCGACCCTGGAAGAGGGCGTCTACGCGCAGTTCCCCGGCCCGCACTACGAGACGCCGGCCGAGATCCGCATGGCCCGTGTGATCGGCGCGGACCTGGTGGGCATGTCGACCGTGCTGGAGGCGATCGCCGCCCGCGAGGCCGGCGCCGAGGTGCTGGGCATCTCCCTGGTCACCAACCTGGCGGCCGGCATGACCGGCGAGCCGCTCAACCACGAGGAGGTGCTCCAGGCCGGCCGGGACTCCGCGGCGCGCATGGGCGCCCTGCTCGGACAGGTGCTGGACCGCCTGTAG